A genomic region of Rhodothermales bacterium contains the following coding sequences:
- a CDS encoding DUF4342 domain-containing protein codes for MTKWESTVEEVKVKGNQLVDKVKELIEEGNARSVSIRKDGRTLLEFPLSVGVGGAAAAVIFTPILAAVGALAALVTDVSVIVEREPETVAEVVEEIVEDKA; via the coding sequence ATGACCAAGTGGGAATCCACCGTAGAAGAAGTCAAAGTCAAGGGCAATCAGCTCGTTGACAAGGTCAAGGAACTCATCGAAGAAGGGAACGCCCGTAGCGTCAGCATCCGTAAAGATGGCCGTACGCTGCTTGAATTCCCCCTTTCGGTCGGTGTCGGCGGTGCAGCTGCAGCCGTCATCTTCACCCCGATCCTGGCTGCTGTCGGAGCCCTCGCCGCCCTCGTCACGGATGTCTCCGTGATCGTCGAACGCGAGCCGGAAACCGTGGCCGAAGTCGTCGAGGAGATCGTCGAAGACAAGGCCTGA
- a CDS encoding threo-3-hydroxy-L-aspartate ammonia-lyase, producing MTGKNDSVAEAIHAVTHADVVAAAERIAGVAHRTPVMRSRHLDQEVGARLHLKCENLQRTGAFKFRGAYNALSRLSHVDRARGVLTYSSGNHAQAVALAGRLTGTPATIIMPEDAPSVKLRATAGYGAEIITYDRSRVTRETLAAELSQDRGLPIVPPYDHPDIVAGQGTAGLELMRAVPDLDVLLVCCGGGGLLSGCALAAKGINPHVRVVGVEPENADDATRSFATGTLHTVENPDTIADGARTPFLGTVTFPLVMQHVDAMVTVPDSALIDTMRFVWERMKLIIEPTGALALAAARTGAYDVRGARVGAIISGGNVDIRTAATWMYGNG from the coding sequence ATGACAGGGAAAAACGATTCCGTGGCGGAGGCAATTCATGCCGTGACACATGCTGATGTAGTCGCGGCGGCAGAACGCATCGCAGGCGTCGCTCATCGCACGCCTGTGATGCGTTCTCGTCATTTGGACCAGGAGGTAGGAGCGCGCCTCCACCTGAAGTGCGAGAATCTGCAGCGAACGGGCGCCTTTAAATTCCGAGGCGCCTACAACGCACTGAGTCGGCTGTCGCACGTCGACAGAGCACGAGGCGTGCTCACCTACTCGTCGGGGAACCACGCCCAGGCCGTTGCGCTGGCCGGAAGGCTGACAGGCACCCCGGCGACGATCATCATGCCTGAGGACGCGCCCTCGGTGAAGCTTCGGGCCACCGCAGGCTACGGGGCGGAGATCATCACCTACGACCGCTCACGCGTTACCCGCGAGACCCTTGCTGCCGAACTTTCGCAGGACCGCGGCCTGCCCATCGTGCCCCCCTACGATCATCCGGACATTGTTGCGGGTCAGGGCACTGCAGGACTGGAGCTTATGCGGGCGGTGCCTGACCTGGACGTCCTGCTGGTCTGCTGTGGAGGGGGCGGCCTCCTGTCGGGCTGTGCCCTGGCTGCCAAGGGCATCAACCCTCATGTCAGGGTAGTAGGCGTCGAGCCCGAAAATGCTGACGACGCCACCCGCTCCTTCGCAACAGGGACCCTGCACACCGTGGAGAATCCCGACACCATCGCGGACGGAGCCCGCACTCCGTTTCTGGGAACTGTGACATTCCCGCTGGTGATGCAGCATGTGGACGCGATGGTGACCGTCCCTGACAGCGCTCTCATCGATACCATGCGGTTTGTCTGGGAGCGCATGAAACTGATCATCGAACCTACCGGCGCCCTCGCTCTTGCCGCCGCGAGAACGGGGGCTTACGACGTGCGGGGAGCGCGCGTCGGAGCCATCATCAGTGGTGGCAACGTGGACATCCGCACGGCCGCGACCTGGATGTACGGAAACGGATGA
- a CDS encoding TIGR02757 family protein, translating into MTSGVLATPGLADYLDKLVARYESPAFINADPISVPLAFDDPRDQEIIGLYAALLAWGRRETILKKMAELCARMEYRPHRFVRGFDPARSRALEGFGHRTFRPDDAVSLTAALSVLLDRFGSIEGAFQAGMDDEDQDVGPAIQHFSTAVMQARPDTPPRLQKHLARPAAGSACKRLCMYLRWMVRTGPVDLGIWTGLRASQLVLPLDVHSGRQARALGLLSRPSNDWKAAMELTATCRALDPDDPCRYDFAFFGPGAFADPLDPRFVVE; encoded by the coding sequence ATGACCTCGGGCGTGCTTGCCACACCTGGGCTGGCGGATTATCTGGACAAACTTGTCGCGAGGTATGAGTCGCCGGCGTTCATCAATGCGGACCCGATCTCGGTCCCACTGGCCTTCGACGACCCCCGTGACCAGGAGATCATTGGTCTGTACGCTGCGCTGCTGGCCTGGGGCCGCAGAGAGACCATCCTGAAGAAGATGGCGGAGCTTTGTGCACGCATGGAGTATCGGCCGCACCGGTTTGTGCGCGGATTCGATCCGGCACGCAGCCGGGCCCTGGAAGGTTTTGGGCACCGCACGTTTCGTCCGGACGATGCGGTCTCGCTTACCGCAGCCCTTTCTGTCCTTCTCGACCGATTCGGGTCCATCGAAGGAGCGTTTCAGGCCGGCATGGACGATGAGGACCAGGATGTGGGCCCGGCGATTCAGCACTTCTCGACCGCCGTCATGCAGGCCCGCCCCGACACACCGCCGCGACTGCAGAAGCACCTTGCGCGCCCCGCGGCCGGCAGCGCCTGCAAGCGGCTGTGCATGTATCTGCGCTGGATGGTGCGCACGGGCCCTGTTGACCTGGGAATCTGGACGGGGCTCCGCGCCAGTCAGCTGGTTCTGCCGCTGGACGTGCACTCGGGCAGACAGGCCAGGGCGCTCGGACTGCTCAGCAGACCATCGAACGACTGGAAAGCGGCGATGGAACTGACGGCAACCTGCCGTGCCCTTGACCCCGATGATCCGTGCCGGTACGACTTCGCATTTTTCGGGCCGGGAGCATTCGCGGATCCGCTGGACCCGCGATTCGTGGTGGAGTAG
- a CDS encoding flavin reductase family protein, with amino-acid sequence MTRAASFPAVTGDAIRAAMRRVPSAVTVVTVGGAEPRGITIGSFVTVSLEPPLVSFNVQRSARVHDLLLDSTRFAVHVLMEGQDRISEVFADPDLDAEAQLTAGGAVLDEHGVPMLKECLVRFECRPEASFPAGDHTLVLGRVEKLSSRTSGHALLYLNRDYHHLDVDVDAEE; translated from the coding sequence GTGACGCGCGCGGCATCCTTCCCCGCAGTGACGGGCGATGCGATCCGCGCCGCCATGCGGCGAGTGCCGTCTGCGGTGACCGTTGTTACGGTGGGTGGGGCAGAGCCCCGTGGCATCACCATCGGCAGTTTCGTGACGGTATCGCTTGAGCCGCCGTTGGTCAGCTTCAACGTGCAGCGTTCGGCACGCGTGCATGACCTCCTCCTGGATTCGACCCGCTTTGCGGTGCATGTGCTCATGGAGGGGCAGGACCGTATCTCGGAAGTCTTCGCGGATCCTGACCTGGATGCGGAAGCGCAGCTGACTGCCGGAGGGGCCGTGTTGGACGAACACGGCGTGCCGATGCTGAAGGAGTGTCTGGTGCGGTTTGAGTGCCGACCCGAAGCCAGTTTTCCCGCCGGCGACCACACGCTGGTTCTAGGTCGCGTGGAGAAGCTGTCTTCCCGGACGAGCGGCCACGCGCTGCTGTATCTCAATCGCGACTACCACCACCTCGACGTGGATGTAGACGCCGAAGAGTAA
- the dnaJ gene encoding molecular chaperone DnaJ — MRDYYEILGVDRSASADDLKKAYRKLALKYHPDRNPGDEEAENRFKEAAEAYEVLSSPEKRQRYDRFGHAGVRGNGGAAGGAGFQDINDIFSAFSDIFGGGGSIFDEVFGGGARGGRRQRRRGRPGSDLRIKLPLTLEEIAEGVDKKIKVKKFGLCDTCEGRGVEDESDGYDTCGTCQGSGEIRQVSRSVFGQFVNVQPCPTCRGEGRVIRNPCAECRGEGRLKDEETISISVPAGVLEGHYLTVRGAGNAGIRGGVSGDLRVEIEEVAHEHFSRDGLDVVYDLYLSFPDAALGTEVEVPTLKGRARLQIDAGVQSGKLLRMRERGIPDIESSRRGDQIVRIQVWTPRSMSDDEREVLESLRQSDSFTPDPDSVEDRKSFFSRVKDVFS, encoded by the coding sequence ATGCGCGACTACTACGAAATACTGGGCGTGGACCGTTCCGCTTCCGCGGACGACCTGAAGAAAGCCTATCGCAAGCTGGCCCTGAAGTACCATCCGGATCGCAATCCTGGCGACGAGGAGGCCGAGAATCGATTCAAGGAGGCGGCGGAGGCCTACGAGGTGCTCTCCAGTCCCGAGAAGCGGCAGCGCTACGACCGGTTCGGCCATGCCGGCGTGCGTGGCAACGGCGGCGCCGCGGGTGGAGCGGGTTTCCAGGACATCAACGACATCTTCAGCGCGTTTTCCGACATCTTTGGCGGAGGCGGCAGCATCTTCGACGAGGTTTTCGGCGGGGGAGCCCGCGGAGGCCGCCGTCAGCGTCGACGTGGGCGGCCGGGCAGCGATCTGCGGATCAAGCTGCCGCTCACCCTCGAAGAAATCGCCGAGGGCGTCGACAAGAAGATCAAGGTCAAGAAGTTCGGGCTCTGCGACACGTGCGAAGGAAGGGGAGTAGAGGACGAGTCCGACGGCTATGACACCTGCGGGACGTGCCAGGGGTCTGGCGAGATCCGCCAGGTCAGCCGCTCCGTCTTCGGGCAGTTTGTCAACGTGCAGCCATGCCCGACCTGTCGGGGAGAAGGGCGCGTGATTCGAAATCCCTGCGCCGAATGTCGCGGCGAAGGTCGGCTCAAGGATGAGGAGACGATTTCAATCTCCGTGCCCGCCGGAGTCCTGGAGGGCCACTACCTGACCGTGCGTGGGGCCGGCAACGCCGGGATCCGCGGTGGTGTATCCGGGGATCTGCGGGTTGAGATTGAAGAGGTAGCGCATGAGCATTTCTCACGCGATGGACTCGACGTGGTCTACGACCTCTATCTCTCCTTCCCGGACGCGGCACTCGGCACCGAAGTCGAGGTGCCGACGCTCAAGGGTCGGGCTCGCCTGCAGATCGATGCCGGCGTTCAATCCGGCAAGCTGCTCCGCATGCGGGAGCGCGGTATACCCGACATCGAGTCGTCGCGACGCGGAGATCAGATTGTGCGCATTCAGGTGTGGACGCCTCGATCCATGTCTGACGACGAGCGGGAGGTGCTGGAGTCCCTCCGTCAGTCAGATTCGTTCACTCCCGACCCCGACTCTGTGGAGGATCGCAAGTCGTTCTTCAGCCGCGTCAAGGACGTTTTTTCGTGA
- a CDS encoding nucleotide exchange factor GrpE — translation MEELDKEIENAMDGAATEEESLEARLARQEEELGTLRDQVMRQAAEFQNYRRRTEQEKVQMADYGRQDVVTQLLDVLDDFRRTLDAAGQVENGEVDEAAFKSLHTGVAMVYGKLLGELAKLGVEQIDAVGKPFDEAEHEALMSQPVSDGQEPGHVVGEIQAGYRMGDRVIRHARVVVTA, via the coding sequence ATGGAAGAACTGGATAAGGAAATAGAGAACGCCATGGACGGCGCTGCTACCGAGGAAGAGTCCCTCGAGGCCCGTCTTGCGCGACAGGAAGAGGAACTCGGCACCCTGCGCGATCAGGTGATGCGACAGGCCGCGGAGTTCCAGAACTACCGCCGACGCACGGAGCAGGAGAAAGTGCAGATGGCAGACTACGGCCGGCAGGACGTGGTCACGCAACTGCTCGACGTGCTGGACGACTTCCGCCGCACGCTGGATGCTGCCGGACAGGTGGAGAACGGTGAGGTGGACGAGGCAGCCTTCAAGTCGCTGCATACCGGCGTTGCCATGGTCTACGGCAAGCTGCTCGGCGAACTGGCGAAGCTGGGTGTCGAGCAGATCGATGCGGTAGGAAAACCCTTTGATGAGGCCGAGCACGAGGCACTCATGTCCCAGCCGGTATCGGACGGCCAGGAGCCGGGGCATGTGGTCGGCGAGATTCAGGCCGGGTACCGCATGGGAGATCGCGTCATCCGCCACGCGCGGGTGGTGGTGACAGCCTGA
- the hrcA gene encoding heat-inducible transcription repressor HrcA: protein MDRASASENRIYGLSERDRSILRLVVQSFISTAGPVGSRFLSTQYQLGLSPASIRNTLSDLEARGFLDHPYTSAGRVPTDRGYRAYVDELMEQISLSEEEKTVLRSQLNESVTDTERLVRESSRLLGQFANLLGVAISPRLSTGILERLEVVPLSSSRAMFVISVRGGLIRTIILHIESDLSRQALDRVVQLLNERLAGLTLEEIRKSCRERVRDLQQEDTGIVQLLMDSSSMLFSEPPADRRVEVGGTEQILAQPEFQQPDELRDLIKLVDDETAVLGLLNGTDADAGSVGSARVRIGSENFSTADAESATRYSVVTAPYQRHNMRGTIGVIGPTRMDYARVISLVEGMAALLSWSPDDDAPAV from the coding sequence ATGGATCGCGCGTCAGCATCAGAGAATCGCATTTACGGGCTCAGCGAGCGGGATCGCAGCATCCTGCGGCTGGTCGTGCAGAGCTTTATCAGCACGGCTGGACCGGTAGGTTCGCGATTCCTGTCCACGCAGTATCAGCTTGGGCTGAGTCCGGCTTCGATTCGCAATACGCTCAGTGACCTGGAAGCTCGCGGCTTTCTGGATCATCCCTACACGTCCGCGGGCCGGGTCCCGACTGACCGGGGCTATCGCGCGTATGTGGACGAGTTGATGGAGCAGATCAGCCTCTCCGAGGAGGAGAAGACGGTGCTTCGAAGCCAGCTCAACGAATCGGTCACCGATACCGAACGGCTGGTTCGGGAGAGTTCGCGGCTGCTGGGCCAGTTTGCCAACCTGCTGGGTGTGGCAATCAGTCCGAGGCTGTCGACGGGCATCCTCGAACGGCTCGAAGTCGTGCCGCTCTCCTCAAGCCGTGCGATGTTCGTGATCAGCGTGCGCGGAGGCCTGATTCGCACCATCATTCTGCATATCGAGTCGGATCTGTCGCGTCAGGCCCTGGACCGGGTGGTTCAACTGCTGAACGAACGCCTGGCGGGATTGACCCTTGAGGAAATCCGCAAGTCGTGTCGCGAGCGTGTGCGAGACCTCCAGCAGGAGGACACAGGCATTGTGCAGCTGCTCATGGATTCGAGTTCGATGCTGTTCAGCGAGCCGCCTGCGGATCGCCGGGTCGAGGTAGGCGGAACCGAGCAGATCCTCGCGCAGCCGGAATTCCAGCAACCGGACGAGTTGCGGGATCTGATCAAGTTGGTAGATGACGAGACCGCCGTGCTGGGACTGCTCAATGGAACGGATGCTGATGCGGGAAGCGTCGGGTCCGCCCGTGTGCGCATCGGCAGTGAGAACTTTTCAACGGCCGATGCCGAATCGGCAACACGATACTCTGTGGTCACGGCGCCCTATCAGCGGCACAACATGCGTGGCACGATTGGTGTGATTGGCCCCACCCGAATGGACTACGCCCGCGTCATATCGCTGGTAGAGGGGATGGCGGCGCTGCTGTCCTGGTCTCCGGATGACGACGCGCCTGCCGTCTAG
- the sppA gene encoding signal peptide peptidase SppA, with translation MRFFSTLLASFLGTLIGLGLLVFFGLIFVFALASSAEQAPSVRPGTVVVAELSGLVPERVSGDPVAQAFGGEPALGLHDLTRALRMAAADDRVDGLWLQFGDVQASWADLQTLRREIQAVRSAGKRVIASSDLYYMSEDELFLASAADSVLLDPESMFEFNGFALQVAFFADLFDDLGINPQTVQAGRFKSANEPFTRRDLSEENREQLAAMAQDIHATFVSAIAEGRGLSEADVDGLLQEGTIMTARQALDAGLIDGLAFPPQMAEAFGEDPRRISMKRYARSSATAAGIPAGRDGVVAVVHAQGTIMPGGDGGLAGGGAAMIGSETFAAAMTQAREDDDVDAVVVRINSPGGFAPAADAMRHAIERTLEEKPVVVSMGSLAASGGYWMAAPADTIVAEPLTITGSIGVFSLFLDVSGLLEDRLGITIDEVKTAPGADMMSGVRPLRPAEREALQASTDQTYQRFLEVVSEGRGMTTAEVDAVGQGRVWTGMDAQELGLVDVLGGLETALDLAAERASLGAGTYRVMELPRQKTFVERLSASMEARIQGPNVTSVLPQPLRSVVEALQAVASTPSRGVQARLPFELLLR, from the coding sequence ATGCGCTTCTTCTCGACGCTGCTGGCCAGCTTCCTCGGCACACTGATCGGCCTGGGGCTTCTTGTCTTTTTCGGGCTCATTTTTGTTTTCGCGCTGGCCTCCTCGGCTGAACAGGCCCCTTCCGTCCGACCCGGCACGGTGGTCGTCGCCGAGCTGTCCGGCCTGGTGCCCGAGCGGGTCTCGGGCGATCCCGTCGCCCAGGCCTTTGGAGGCGAACCTGCCCTTGGGCTGCACGACCTCACGCGAGCCTTGCGAATGGCCGCAGCCGATGACCGCGTCGATGGGCTCTGGCTGCAGTTCGGCGATGTTCAGGCATCCTGGGCGGACCTCCAGACGCTCCGCCGCGAGATCCAGGCCGTGAGGTCCGCGGGCAAGCGTGTGATTGCCTCGTCTGACCTCTACTACATGAGTGAGGACGAGCTTTTCCTTGCCTCGGCCGCAGACTCGGTTCTCCTTGACCCCGAGTCCATGTTCGAGTTCAACGGCTTTGCGCTCCAGGTGGCGTTCTTCGCCGACCTGTTTGATGACCTCGGTATCAACCCGCAGACGGTCCAGGCCGGTCGCTTCAAGAGCGCCAACGAGCCTTTCACTCGCAGAGACCTCTCCGAAGAAAACCGGGAGCAGCTCGCAGCGATGGCGCAGGACATTCACGCCACGTTCGTGTCCGCCATCGCCGAAGGACGAGGCCTCTCGGAAGCTGACGTGGACGGACTACTCCAGGAAGGCACCATCATGACGGCTCGCCAGGCGCTTGATGCCGGCCTGATCGACGGGCTGGCCTTCCCGCCCCAAATGGCTGAGGCCTTTGGGGAAGACCCTCGTCGCATCAGCATGAAACGCTACGCGCGCTCTTCGGCCACGGCCGCCGGTATTCCGGCCGGCAGAGACGGCGTCGTGGCTGTCGTGCACGCGCAGGGAACCATCATGCCCGGTGGAGACGGCGGGCTGGCCGGAGGCGGTGCTGCGATGATCGGCTCGGAGACCTTTGCCGCCGCAATGACGCAGGCCCGGGAGGACGATGACGTCGACGCCGTGGTTGTGCGCATCAATTCTCCCGGTGGATTTGCCCCCGCAGCGGACGCGATGCGACACGCCATCGAGCGCACGCTCGAGGAAAAGCCTGTCGTGGTTTCCATGGGCAGCCTCGCGGCCTCCGGCGGCTACTGGATGGCTGCTCCCGCGGATACCATCGTGGCCGAGCCGCTCACCATCACAGGCTCGATCGGAGTGTTCAGCCTGTTCCTGGATGTCTCCGGGCTGCTGGAGGATCGGCTGGGCATTACGATCGACGAGGTCAAGACGGCCCCCGGCGCTGACATGATGTCCGGCGTTCGCCCTCTCCGACCGGCAGAGCGGGAGGCGTTGCAGGCGTCGACGGACCAGACGTATCAGCGGTTTCTCGAGGTGGTCTCTGAAGGCCGCGGCATGACGACCGCCGAAGTCGATGCTGTCGGCCAGGGACGCGTCTGGACCGGGATGGACGCGCAGGAACTGGGTCTTGTCGATGTGCTGGGCGGCCTTGAGACGGCGCTCGATCTGGCAGCCGAACGGGCCAGCCTCGGCGCAGGCACGTACCGCGTGATGGAGCTGCCACGGCAGAAGACCTTTGTCGAACGGCTGAGCGCATCCATGGAGGCCCGCATTCAGGGTCCAAACGTGACGAGCGTACTGCCGCAGCCACTGCGATCAGTCGTTGAGGCCCTTCAGGCGGTAGCAAGCACGCCGTCCCGCGGCGTGCAGGCGCGTCTGCCCTTCGAACTGCTGCTCCGCTAG
- a CDS encoding 2,3-bisphosphoglycerate-independent phosphoglycerate mutase codes for MRPDQRHILIILDGYGIAENPDVSAIHAAEKPYLDHLFATCPHGTLDASGLAVGLPEGQMGNSEVGHMNLGAGRVVYQDITRIDKAISDGEFGENEVLVAAARRAKENGTRLHLLGLFSDGGVHSHINHLVALLRLAASQGLAEDQVWIHAFTDGRDTDPQGGAAYVRLLEASMAEVGVGRIASVIGRYYAMDRDNRWERTKLAYDLLVHGEGASASEAAEALEASYKDGVTDEFVKPVALEGGARIQDGDEIVFYNFRADRARQLCRALADADFEGFDRRLLDINLSTFTPYDAEFDFPIAFPKVNLTRTLGQVIEERGGSQLRAAETEKYPHVTYFFSGGQEAPFEREARVLVPSPKVATYDMQPEMSAPELAERVAEALREHGPNLAILNFANPDMVGHTGVFEAAVKAVEAVDAGTRVVVEAALANGYGVSIIADHGNADRMQNPDGSPHTAHTTVPVPHLIIKPGVTGPIRHGKLGDVAPTILALLGEDQPAEMTGEVLI; via the coding sequence ATGCGGCCTGATCAGCGCCACATTCTCATTATCCTGGATGGCTACGGGATCGCCGAAAATCCTGACGTGAGCGCCATCCACGCGGCGGAAAAACCGTACCTGGATCACCTCTTTGCGACTTGTCCGCACGGTACGCTGGACGCGTCCGGTCTGGCAGTGGGACTGCCGGAGGGGCAGATGGGCAACTCCGAAGTCGGTCACATGAATCTGGGAGCGGGTCGCGTGGTGTACCAGGACATCACCCGCATCGACAAGGCGATTTCAGACGGGGAGTTTGGGGAGAACGAGGTGCTTGTTGCTGCGGCCCGACGCGCAAAGGAAAACGGAACGCGGCTGCACCTCCTTGGCCTGTTTTCCGACGGCGGCGTGCATTCCCACATCAATCACCTGGTGGCGCTCCTCAGACTCGCTGCGTCCCAGGGATTGGCCGAGGATCAGGTCTGGATCCACGCCTTTACTGACGGTCGCGACACCGATCCCCAGGGAGGGGCTGCGTATGTGCGCTTGCTCGAGGCATCCATGGCCGAGGTCGGCGTCGGCCGCATCGCCAGTGTAATCGGCCGGTACTACGCCATGGATCGCGACAACCGGTGGGAGCGCACCAAGCTGGCCTACGACCTGCTCGTGCACGGTGAGGGTGCCTCCGCAAGCGAGGCCGCCGAGGCACTTGAAGCCAGCTACAAGGATGGCGTCACCGATGAGTTCGTAAAGCCGGTCGCTCTCGAGGGCGGTGCCCGGATTCAGGACGGCGATGAGATCGTGTTCTATAACTTCCGGGCAGACCGGGCGCGCCAGCTGTGTCGGGCGCTTGCCGACGCGGACTTCGAGGGCTTCGACCGCCGGCTGCTCGATATCAATCTCAGCACCTTTACCCCGTACGATGCGGAATTCGATTTCCCCATCGCCTTCCCCAAAGTGAACCTCACACGAACGCTTGGGCAGGTCATCGAGGAGCGCGGTGGCAGCCAGCTGAGGGCCGCGGAAACAGAGAAATACCCACACGTCACGTATTTCTTCAGCGGCGGTCAGGAGGCTCCGTTCGAGCGGGAAGCACGCGTCTTGGTGCCTTCGCCCAAAGTGGCCACCTACGACATGCAGCCCGAAATGAGCGCTCCGGAACTGGCTGAGCGCGTAGCTGAGGCGCTGCGGGAGCATGGGCCGAATCTGGCCATCCTGAATTTCGCCAATCCGGACATGGTCGGTCACACAGGCGTATTTGAGGCTGCGGTCAAGGCCGTCGAAGCTGTCGACGCCGGGACTCGGGTGGTCGTCGAAGCTGCGCTTGCCAATGGCTACGGGGTCAGCATCATCGCGGACCACGGAAACGCGGACCGCATGCAGAACCCCGACGGATCCCCGCACACGGCGCACACCACGGTGCCGGTGCCGCATCTGATCATCAAGCCGGGGGTTACCGGGCCCATACGGCACGGAAAACTGGGCGATGTGGCCCCGACGATCCTGGCCCTTCTCGGCGAAGATCAGCCGGCGGAAATGACCGGTGAGGTCCTCATCTAG
- the nth gene encoding endonuclease III gives MARARAASAIIQRLREVIDEPVTELEHRDPYELLVAVILSAQCTDERVNLVTPALFEQYPDVQALSKAAPADIFPFIQSITFPNNKSRHLAGMARMVVADFAGEIPSTVAELQKLPGAGRKTALVVAGAAFGASAMAVDTHVFRVAHRLGLVRRASHTPDAVEADLRRIVPREDLSEAHHLFILHGRYTCTARSPKCGTCVLADLCPQWQALQRLPEPRTELNTSRARYWCGTRGHYVDHTVPREDRSGVRQESCPRCGSFNLFDTKTGRTLRRVFDARIGDMAYGRPDDRTHAA, from the coding sequence TTGGCACGCGCCCGCGCCGCATCGGCCATCATACAACGCCTTCGGGAAGTGATTGACGAACCGGTGACTGAACTGGAGCATCGTGATCCCTACGAGTTGCTGGTCGCCGTCATTTTGTCTGCCCAGTGCACCGACGAGCGCGTCAACCTGGTTACTCCGGCTCTGTTTGAGCAGTATCCCGACGTGCAGGCGCTGTCAAAGGCCGCTCCGGCCGACATCTTCCCGTTCATTCAGTCCATCACGTTTCCGAACAACAAGTCACGGCACCTCGCGGGCATGGCGCGCATGGTGGTGGCTGACTTCGCCGGTGAAATTCCGAGCACGGTGGCCGAACTGCAAAAGTTACCTGGCGCAGGTCGGAAAACAGCCCTGGTCGTAGCCGGTGCGGCCTTCGGGGCCAGTGCCATGGCCGTCGACACCCATGTTTTCCGGGTGGCGCATCGGCTGGGGCTCGTGCGTCGTGCGTCTCACACCCCGGACGCGGTCGAGGCAGATCTGCGGCGCATCGTGCCCCGCGAGGACCTTTCGGAGGCCCACCACCTGTTTATCCTGCACGGCCGGTATACCTGCACCGCACGGTCGCCGAAGTGCGGTACCTGCGTGTTGGCCGACCTGTGCCCACAGTGGCAGGCGCTGCAACGCCTGCCCGAGCCCCGGACGGAACTGAACACCAGTCGTGCACGGTATTGGTGCGGTACACGCGGCCACTACGTGGACCACACCGTGCCGCGCGAGGACCGATCCGGCGTGCGGCAGGAATCCTGTCCGCGCTGCGGCAGCTTCAATCTATTCGACACCAAGACCGGCCGCACCCTGCGCCGCGTGTTCGATGCCCGCATCGGAGACATGGCGTATGGTCGGCCCGACGACAGAACCCATGCGGCCTGA